The following are from one region of the Pygocentrus nattereri isolate fPygNat1 chromosome 20, fPygNat1.pri, whole genome shotgun sequence genome:
- the fgf10b gene encoding fibroblast growth factor 10b: protein MAACARSSCVLRALAALLLLLLLVSAAAGGDALALGGGGNRRHARSYEHLQGDTRHRKLFNYQRMFLRIDPNGRVNGTRSRDDPHSILEITSVDVGVVAIRGLRSNYYLAISKKGEVYGSREYGVNCRLKERIEENGYNTYSSAQWRNRRRSMFVGLNANGRPLKGRKTRRKNTATHFLPIMV from the exons ATGGCCGCATGCGCACGGAGTAGCTGCGTCCTGCGCGCGCTCGCGGCGCTCCTGCTCCTGCTTCTGCTCGTGAGCGCAGCGGCAGGGGGAGACGCGCTCGCGCTCGGCGGCGGCGGAAACCGGAGACACGCGCGCAGCTATGAACACCTACAGGGAGACACGCGCCACAGGAAACTGTTCAACTACCAGAGAATGTTCCTCAGGATAGACCCCAACGGCAGAGTCAACGGCACGCGCAGCAGAGACGACCCCCACA gtaTTCTGGAGATCACGTCTGTGGATGTGGGGGTGGTGGCCATTCGGGGGCTCAGAAGTAATTACTATCTTGCCATCAGCAAGAAAGGGGAAGTGTATGGATCG AGGGAATACGGAGTGAACTGCAGGCTGAAGGAGCGCATTGAAGAGAACGGCTACAACACCTACTCGTCGGCGCAGTGGAGGAACCGCCGGAGGTCCATGTTCGTGGGGTTGAACGCTAACGGCCGGCCGCTGAAGGGCAGGAAAACGCGGCGGAAGAACACGGCCACACACTTCCTCCCCATCATGGTCTGA